TCAAATCATCAGCAGTATCCATGGGCACCAAATGTATATGTGCATGTGGCACTTCAAGTCCTATTACCGCAACACCAATTCGTTTGCAAGGCACTGCTTTTTGTATTGCTTTGGCAATGGGTTTGGCAAATACCATAATAGCGGAGATTGCCCCATCGCCCATATCAAATATATAATCTACTTCTTGCTTAGGTACTACCAATACATGGCCTTCCCTTAGCGGCATAATATCCAAAAAAGCTAGGAATCTATCATCCTCCGCTATTTTGTGGCAGGGTATTTCTCCATTAATTATTTTGGTAAAGATGGTAGACATATATATAATAGTTTGAATTTACTTGTGGTTTGGCTGCTTGTGGTTTGTCACGATAGCTATCGGGATCGCCAACCACCTTTAACCTATTATATACTAATCTCCAAAACTTCCATTTTAATTACACCAGCGGGTACCATAATATCTACAACATCTCCTATTTTTTTACCCATTAGCCCTACAGCAATGGGCGACTTTACAGATATACGGCCAGTGGTGAGGTCGGCTTCCTTTTCAGAAACAAGTTGGTATTGCACGGTGTTTCCTGTTTTATGGTTTTTCACTTTCACCTTACACAGCACCATCACTTTGCTAATGTCCATTTTATCCTCGTCGAGCAAACGTGCATTGCCAAGCAGTCTTTCCATTTGCGATATCTTCGCTTCCATCAATCCTTGGGCTTCTTTGGCTGCGTCATATTCGGCGTTTTCACTTAAGTCACCTTTGTCTCTAGCCTCAGCTATTTGTGCTGATATCTTTGGCCTTTCTACAGTTTTCATTTGGATTAACTCTTTCTTCAAGCTTTCCAATCCTTCTTTTGTAAAATACTGTACTTCCATAATTTTGATATTATTTTTTGGTAATGATATTTAAAAACAAACGTCCCGACCCCTAAAAGAGTCGGAACGTTTGGTATATGATAATATTTTTTAGTCCTTTATTTTTTCTGATCAATCATTGTCTTTACCGCCCAAATCCATCCGCACACCAAAGGTATGCATATTGCCAAACGGCTTTGTTTGCTTGAACGAATAATCAAGTGCAAAGCTAGATTTATTTTTGCCAAATGGCAACTCTAAAGTGAAACCTGCGTGAAAGCCTGTGTATGCTGTGTTACGGGTATCGGCACTAAAAATTCCTTGTTGGTATAACATGCCCGAACGTAACATGAAAAAGTTTTTATAAGCATACTCCAAACCTAATGCTCCGGTATTGTCTTGATAAGAGTGTGAGGTAAAACTACCTGCCAAGGTAAGTCTATTGAAATACACTTCAGCACCTTTGTCAAATCGGAAATCATAACTCATCCCAATATTAACTACCGATGGCATCCCGTCTTTGGCCGAGCGTTGCTGTGTAGTTGAGCTATATGGTTTGGAAGGGTCTTGCGTACGCACACTCATTCCATCGCCTGCGTATGAAATATCGGGTCCAATGTTTTTTACTGAAATTCCTAGTTTAAAATCGTTCCCTTTTAACCTTCGTATTTGTTCATCATTGCTGGTAGCTGTTTGGTATTGCACTCCTGCATCAAGAGTCATCGTGGAGCCTGTAACCTCGGCAGTGCCTTCACTAATAAAACGAACCAACATACCACCAGATATTTTTTCTGAGAACTTTTTCGCATACGACATGGCTAGGTTGGTAAATTGCACCGTGTATGTTCCCAAGCCACCTTCGGGTTGTTGGAAAGTAGTACGCTGTATATCGCCTGAATTAATGTTCATGAGCGAAAAACCAATTACACCGCCATTCTTTCCCATAACTTGCGAAAGGCCAAAGTTATTAATATTGATACCTGCCAAATAACGGGTATGAGAAAAAACAAGTTCGGTTTGCTTGGTATAGGAAAGTCCCGCAACATTGATCCAAGTTGCTTCAATTCCTTTTACATTGGCTGTATTTGCACTGGCCCAACCGTTACTTCTTGCCCAAGGGTTAATGAGCAATTGCTCTCCACCATTAGTACCTCTGCGGTCGGGATTACCCGCAAATACGCTGCCTGTGATAGCGATGGCCAAAATTGCTGTTATATATTTCTTGTGGTTCATTTCGGTAATGTGTTTTAGATTTTAGAAAGTTAGAAAGTATCCAAGTCAACTGGTCTCATAATACCATACCATTTTACAATTTTTTCGCCCAGTTCGTATCCATTAAAATGCACAATATATAAGCCACTTGCTATAGGCACCTGTGCTTGGTTCTTCAAATCCCAATCGGAATAAGTGAGCTCATCATCTTTCTTAATTTGTCTCACCAATGAACCACTAAGCGAATAGATACTTATAATACATTTAGGAGGCAGGTTGATAAATTTAACGCGGGTATCTAACTGCGAGTTTTCATAATTAGAAGCTCCATAATAGGGGTTTGGCACCACATTGATTTTATCCATAGCCGCTTTACCCAAATCAAGAGAGTGATCTACAGCAATATCATTGGTATTAAATGA
The genomic region above belongs to Bacteroidota bacterium and contains:
- the greA gene encoding transcription elongation factor GreA, with the protein product MMEVQYFTKEGLESLKKELIQMKTVERPKISAQIAEARDKGDLSENAEYDAAKEAQGLMEAKISQMERLLGNARLLDEDKMDISKVMVLCKVKVKNHKTGNTVQYQLVSEKEADLTTGRISVKSPIAVGLMGKKIGDVVDIMVPAGVIKMEVLEISI
- a CDS encoding HIT family protein, translating into MSTIFTKIINGEIPCHKIAEDDRFLAFLDIMPLREGHVLVVPKQEVDYIFDMGDGAISAIMVFAKPIAKAIQKAVPCKRIGVAVIGLEVPHAHIHLVPMDTADDLNFTRAKLNPSPEALAEMAEKIKGFWDK
- a CDS encoding PorV/PorQ family protein, giving the protein MNHKKYITAILAIAITGSVFAGNPDRRGTNGGEQLLINPWARSNGWASANTANVKGIEATWINVAGLSYTKQTELVFSHTRYLAGININNFGLSQVMGKNGGVIGFSLMNINSGDIQRTTFQQPEGGLGTYTVQFTNLAMSYAKKFSEKISGGMLVRFISEGTAEVTGSTMTLDAGVQYQTATSNDEQIRRLKGNDFKLGISVKNIGPDISYAGDGMSVRTQDPSKPYSSTTQQRSAKDGMPSVVNIGMSYDFRFDKGAEVYFNRLTLAGSFTSHSYQDNTGALGLEYAYKNFFMLRSGMLYQQGIFSADTRNTAYTGFHAGFTLELPFGKNKSSFALDYSFKQTKPFGNMHTFGVRMDLGGKDND